The Pseudomonas aeruginosa genome includes the window AGCACCAGCGGGAAGCCCAGGCGCCGGGCCACCCGCTGCCAGTCCTGCGGGCGTTCCTTGTAGAGGATCTCGGTGAGCGGCATGCCCAGTTGCCGGCAACCAAGCAGGTCGGCCAGGTAGACCTTGTTGGTGCAGCGCAGGATCGATGCCGGGTCGTCCATCACCACCAGGCCTTCGCGCTCGGCCTTCTCGGCGAAGCGATAGGTATGGTGGTCGACCCGGGTGGTCTCGCGGATCAGCAGGGCGTCGAACTCGGCCAGGCGCGCGTAGTCCTTGCGTCCGATCAGTTCGACGTCGATGCCGAGGCTGGCGCCGACCCGTACGAAGTTGGCCAGCGCCTGCGGGTTGGACGGCGGCAGCGCTTCGTCGGGATCGTGGAGGATCGCCATGTCGTAGCGTGCCACCCGCCGCGAACGCGGCATGCGCCAGGCGCGCCGGCTGAAACCGTCGAGGGCGTCGGCGAAGACATCCTCCTGGTCGCTGCGCAGGCGGTTCAGCACGCCAGGGCGCACGCCCTCGATATGCCAGCCCTGCTGGCGACGGAACTCCACCAGCAGGATCGGACAGGGAAAGGCTTCGAACAACTGGCGGGCGAGGTCGGCCAGCAGCTCGAACTCGGTATGGCCGAAATACAGGGTCAGGGTGAAGCCGTCGGTGGCGCCATAGGGCGTACGGCACAGCGCCTTGTCCAGGGCCTTGTCGAGGCCACCCAGGGCCAGCCCGTACACCGACTTGCGAGCCAGTTCGCTGATGCAGCGCAGCGACGGGATCACCCGGTGGCCACGGGCCTCGGCCAGCAGCGAACAGTAGTAGCCGAGGCCGAGGTACTTGTAGCCGCGGCACAGGTTGATCACCTGCACGCGGCGGCCGCCGTGGTCGCGCGCCGATTGCTCGAGGTATTCCTGGGCGGTGAGTACTTCCTCGCTGGGCAGGTAGGAGGCCCAGTCCTCGCGTCGCTCGACGACGATCATCAGGCGGCTGCCGAGGTCGGCGAGAGCCGGCGGTCGGGGTTGCTCGACGGGGGTCATGCGGAGCGACCCGTCGAGGGTGGCTAACGAGGCTGCTGACATGAGTGGCGGTATCCTCTGAATGACGGTACCTGCCGTTCTAGACCTGCCGGCGCCTCCTGTCGCGCCTCGTTACGCAAGCTTTACGAGCGCCGCCGCCAGACGCCGGCGCGGCAACCGGCCAGGGCCGCCGGGCACCGCGCCGCGAGTGCCGAGGAGCATTTTTACGCTGGCGTTGCGCGCTCGTCAGGCCAGGCTGTCGAGCACCCCGCCGTCGACCCGCAGGGCCGCGCCGGTGGTCGCCGAGGCCTGGGTCGAGCAGGTGTAGACCACCAGGTTGGAGACTTCCTCGGGCGTCGCCAGGCGCTGGATGATCGAACTGGAACGGTGCTGCCGGACAAAGGCGGTGCCGGCCTCTTCTATGCTCTGCCCGGCCTTCTGCGCATCCTCGCGGAGCATCTCGGCGACGCCTTCGGTGAGGGTCGGTCCGGGCAGCACCGCATTCACCGTCACCCCGGTGCCGGCCAGGCGCTTGGCCAGGCCGCGCGACACCGAGAGGTTGGCGGTCTTGCTGAAGCCGTAGTGGATCATGTCCGCCGGGATGTTCAACGCCGATTCCGAAGACAGGAACACCACTCGCCCCCAACCGCGCTCGACCATTCCCGGGACGTAGGCGCGGGCCAGGCGCACCCCGGACATCACGTTGACCTCGAAGAAGCGGCTCCACTCGGCGTCCTCGATGTCGAAGAAGTCCTTCAGCTCGAAGATGCCCAGGTTGTTGACCAGGATGTCCGCCTTCGGCTCGGCCGCAACGAAAGCCGCGCAGCCTTCCGCCGTGCCCAGGTCGCCGGCGACGCCGCGCACCCTGGCATCCGGCTGGTCGTTCCGGATCGCCGCGATCGCACGGTCCACCGCCGCCTGGCTGCGTCCGTTGACCACCACGGTGGCGCCGGCGGCGGCGAGGCCGCTGGCGATGGCGAAGCCGATGCCGGCGGTGGAACCGCTGACGATTGCCAGTT containing:
- a CDS encoding RimK family protein, which translates into the protein MSAASLATLDGSLRMTPVEQPRPPALADLGSRLMIVVERREDWASYLPSEEVLTAQEYLEQSARDHGGRRVQVINLCRGYKYLGLGYYCSLLAEARGHRVIPSLRCISELARKSVYGLALGGLDKALDKALCRTPYGATDGFTLTLYFGHTEFELLADLARQLFEAFPCPILLVEFRRQQGWHIEGVRPGVLNRLRSDQEDVFADALDGFSRRAWRMPRSRRVARYDMAILHDPDEALPPSNPQALANFVRVGASLGIDVELIGRKDYARLAEFDALLIRETTRVDHHTYRFAEKAEREGLVVMDDPASILRCTNKVYLADLLGCRQLGMPLTEILYKERPQDWQRVARRLGFPLVLKIPDGCFSRGVVKVNDDSELLAAASELFERSVLLLAQEFFYTEYDWRIGVLDRQPLYACQYFMSRGHWQIYNHKADGQDVNGECRAVPLEQVPPAVLELALEAAGLIGDGLYGVDLKQAGDKVLVIEVNDNPNIDAGVEDGQLGDELYRRILQAFVQRLELKHRGQLSKALR
- a CDS encoding SDR family NAD(P)-dependent oxidoreductase, whose protein sequence is MQIDLSDKLAIVSGSTAGIGFAIASGLAAAGATVVVNGRSQAAVDRAIAAIRNDQPDARVRGVAGDLGTAEGCAAFVAAEPKADILVNNLGIFELKDFFDIEDAEWSRFFEVNVMSGVRLARAYVPGMVERGWGRVVFLSSESALNIPADMIHYGFSKTANLSVSRGLAKRLAGTGVTVNAVLPGPTLTEGVAEMLREDAQKAGQSIEEAGTAFVRQHRSSSIIQRLATPEEVSNLVVYTCSTQASATTGAALRVDGGVLDSLA